One Brassica oleracea var. oleracea cultivar TO1000 chromosome C7, BOL, whole genome shotgun sequence genomic window carries:
- the LOC106305102 gene encoding factor of DNA methylation 5-like, which yields MSDKDEELKKVIMDLEEERSDLEDANSELCQKLCESNDEIREAHEELISGLRDLSDESSTIRVKAMGRIDEKPFLKVCEQRFSGQDVALQHARLCSKWQKMVMDSRWEPFKIQRSGDKIEGVVDEEDEKLKNLSIEWGEDVKKAVKTALEELYEYNGSGRYPVPVLWNFQHGRKATVKEGIIAHMKHQIKNLKRKRT from the exons ATGAGCGACAAGGATGAAGAGCTGAAGAAAGTAATAATGGATCTGGAGGAGGAGCGTAGTGATTTAGAAGATGCAAACTCCGAACTCTGCCAAAAACTATGCGAAAGCAATGATGAGATCCGAGAAGCACACGAAGAATTGATTAGT GGATTGAGAGACTTATCGGATGAAAGTTCGACGATCAGAGTGAAAGCAATGGGACGAATTGATGAAAAACCTTTCCTGAAAGTATGCGAGCAGAGATTCAGTGGCCAAGACGTTGCACTGCAACACGCCAGGCTTTGCTCTAAATGGCAGAAAATGGTCATGGATTCAAGATGGGAACCATTTAAAATTCAGAGATCTGGAGATAAAATTGAG GGCGTTGTGGATGAGGAAGATGAGAAACTTAAAAATCTGAGTATTGAGTGGGGAGAAGACGTGAAGAAGGCAGTCAAGACAGCACTCGAGGAACTGTACGAGTATAATGGAAGTGGCAGGTATCCAGTTCCTGTACTGTGGAATTTTCAACATGGGAGAAAAGCGACAGTCAAGGAAGGGATTATTGCTCACATGAAGCATCAGATCAAAAATCTCAAACGCAAACGAACCTGA